A genomic window from Flavobacterium johnsoniae includes:
- a CDS encoding YfiT family bacillithiol transferase, with protein MKELDLEKLKYPIGKFIAPDDYSTEYLSTKIQEIETFPNRLEKEVIHLTDEQLDTPYRPDGWTVRQVIHHCAESHMNCYIRIKWALTENNPVIKAYDEVLWSEIHDNLTMPIKPTLDLLNGLHFRLDYIMKNLSESDLEKTFVHPSDNSENKIKKIIGTYAWHGNHHLAHITTLKKYKNW; from the coding sequence ATGAAAGAATTAGATTTAGAAAAATTAAAATATCCGATCGGAAAATTTATTGCTCCCGATGATTATTCGACTGAATATCTTTCTACCAAAATTCAAGAAATTGAAACATTTCCAAATCGATTAGAAAAAGAAGTGATTCATTTAACAGACGAACAATTAGACACACCTTATCGTCCAGACGGATGGACTGTTAGGCAAGTTATTCATCATTGCGCTGAAAGTCATATGAACTGTTACATCAGAATTAAATGGGCGTTAACCGAAAATAATCCTGTGATTAAAGCTTATGATGAAGTTCTTTGGTCTGAAATTCACGATAATTTGACAATGCCAATTAAACCAACACTTGATTTATTGAATGGATTACACTTTAGATTAGATTATATCATGAAAAATTTATCTGAATCTGATTTAGAAAAGACATTTGTGCATCCATCTGATAATTCAGAAAATAAAATAAAGAAAATTATTGGCACATATGCATGGCATGGAAACCACCATCTTGCACACATTACAACTTTAAAAAAGTATAAAAATTGGTGA
- a CDS encoding class I SAM-dependent methyltransferase gives MKDLFGKAIFDFYTNNSPEDIITETSISEEDEMSVEYLFRAYNEMPKIEQKALQLAYGKILDVGCGAGSHALSLQNERNLDVTAIDISEKAIETALLRGIKNAQVKNILDFEGEKFDTILVLMNGTGIFGKLKNCNQYLLKLKSLLNPGGQILIDSSDIIYMFDEDEDGGKWIPSENDYYGELVFNVSYKGQKEEPFDWLYLDYNTLQNAAIANGLKCELVLEGEHYDYLAKLSI, from the coding sequence ATGAAAGATCTTTTTGGAAAAGCGATATTTGATTTTTACACCAATAATTCGCCCGAAGATATTATTACTGAAACTTCAATTTCTGAAGAAGATGAAATGAGTGTCGAATATCTTTTTCGAGCTTATAACGAAATGCCAAAAATCGAGCAAAAAGCACTTCAATTGGCTTACGGAAAAATATTAGATGTAGGATGCGGAGCTGGAAGTCATGCTTTATCGCTACAAAATGAACGAAATTTGGATGTAACTGCTATTGATATTTCAGAAAAGGCAATTGAAACCGCACTTTTGAGAGGAATAAAAAATGCTCAAGTGAAAAATATTTTAGATTTTGAAGGCGAAAAATTTGATACTATTTTAGTTTTAATGAATGGAACGGGAATTTTCGGAAAATTAAAAAACTGTAATCAATATCTTTTGAAGTTAAAATCTTTACTAAATCCTGGAGGACAAATTTTAATTGATAGTTCAGACATCATTTATATGTTTGATGAAGATGAAGATGGTGGAAAATGGATTCCGTCTGAAAACGATTATTACGGAGAACTCGTTTTTAATGTATCTTACAAAGGACAGAAAGAAGAACCTTTTGATTGGCTATATTTAGATTACAATACACTACAAAATGCCGCAATTGCAAATGGACTAAAATGCGAACTTGTTTTAGAAGGAGAGCATTATGACTATTTAGCAAAACTTTCAATTTAA
- a CDS encoding YkgJ family cysteine cluster protein, with protein MKQILNNLSKLAKDKHNENKKYFDKLKKKQPKNLDYVMQDLHNAEFKRTDCLKCANCCKTTGPLFTLADIERISKHFRKKPQQFIEQYLRIDEDKDYVLKSVPCTFLDHENYCMIYDVRPKACREFPHTDRNKFYQISNLTLKNVEICPAAYNIVEEMKKKLPL; from the coding sequence TTGAAACAGATTTTAAATAACTTAAGTAAGTTAGCCAAAGATAAGCATAACGAAAATAAAAAGTATTTCGATAAGCTTAAAAAGAAACAGCCAAAGAATTTAGATTACGTTATGCAGGATTTGCATAATGCAGAATTTAAAAGAACTGACTGTTTGAAGTGCGCTAATTGCTGTAAAACAACGGGACCATTATTTACTCTTGCAGATATTGAGCGGATTTCAAAGCATTTTAGAAAAAAGCCACAGCAATTTATAGAGCAATATCTTCGCATTGATGAAGATAAAGATTATGTTTTGAAAAGTGTTCCTTGTACTTTTTTAGACCATGAGAATTACTGTATGATTTATGATGTTCGTCCAAAAGCATGTCGAGAATTTCCTCACACCGATAGAAACAAATTTTATCAGATTTCAAATCTAACATTAAAAAATGTTGAAATTTGCCCAGCAGCATACAATATAGTCGAAGAAATGAAAAAGAAACTTCCTCTTTAA
- a CDS encoding 7-carboxy-7-deazaguanine synthase QueE, protein MLPKEIQLEVNKGAMLPLMEEFYTIQGEGAHTGRAAYFIRIGGCDVGCHWCDVKESWNAEIHPPTSIDLIVDNAAKYADTVVVTGGEPLSWDMTLLTKSLKEKNLKVHIETSGAFPLSGVWDWICLSPKKNKLPTQTVYDNAHELKVIIYNKHDFIFAEEQAELVNDNAILFLQPEWSKKEEMTPLIVDYVMNNPKWRVSLQTHKYLNIP, encoded by the coding sequence ATGTTACCAAAAGAAATACAATTAGAAGTAAATAAAGGGGCTATGCTTCCTTTGATGGAAGAGTTTTACACCATTCAAGGGGAAGGCGCGCATACAGGGCGAGCTGCTTACTTTATTAGGATTGGAGGATGTGATGTTGGATGTCATTGGTGCGATGTGAAAGAAAGCTGGAATGCAGAAATTCATCCGCCAACAAGCATTGATTTAATTGTAGATAACGCGGCAAAATATGCTGATACTGTTGTTGTAACAGGTGGAGAGCCTCTATCTTGGGATATGACGCTTCTAACAAAAAGTTTAAAAGAAAAAAACTTAAAGGTTCATATAGAAACTTCGGGAGCTTTTCCGCTATCAGGCGTTTGGGATTGGATTTGTCTTTCTCCTAAAAAAAATAAACTGCCTACTCAGACCGTTTATGATAATGCACACGAATTAAAAGTGATTATTTATAATAAGCATGATTTTATTTTTGCAGAGGAACAAGCAGAATTAGTAAATGACAATGCTATTTTATTTTTGCAACCTGAATGGAGCAAAAAAGAAGAAATGACACCGCTTATTGTTGATTATGTTATGAATAATCCGAAATGGAGAGTTTCGTTACAAACACATAAGTATTTAAATATTCCATAA
- a CDS encoding ABC transporter permease, with protein sequence MNLEYFIAKRLITAKDYKSSISAPIIKIAISAIAIGIIMMMVSVATGIGLQKKIRDKVSAFNGQIIISNYDNNNSDVTLVPISKKQDFYPNFKSVPEVSHIQAIASKAGIIRTENAFEGIVFKGVGADYDWNNIKEYIVEGKLPDFSKQINEDVIISRFLANRLNLKLGDQFNTFFIKEEQGKLPNSRRFKIVGIFNSGFQDFDATYIIGDIRHIQRINKWNEDQIGAFEVFVNDFNEIKTIGNLVYEKTSSTLDTETIVEKYSYIFDWLQLFDFNIVVILAVMILVATINMVVALLVLILERTQMIGILKSMGANNWSVRKIFLYNAFYLILRGLFWGNLIGISILLIQQQFGIIQLNPENYYVNQAPVYLNWIYILLLNLLTVTVCFLVLLIPSYIITKISPVKAIRFD encoded by the coding sequence TTGAATTTAGAATATTTTATAGCCAAAAGACTTATTACTGCAAAAGATTACAAAAGCAGTATCTCGGCGCCTATTATTAAAATTGCTATTTCGGCAATTGCAATTGGAATAATTATGATGATGGTTTCTGTTGCGACAGGAATTGGTCTTCAGAAAAAAATTCGTGACAAAGTATCTGCGTTCAACGGACAGATTATTATTTCTAATTATGATAATAATAATTCAGATGTTACTTTGGTTCCAATTTCCAAAAAACAAGATTTCTATCCTAATTTTAAAAGTGTTCCAGAAGTTAGTCATATACAAGCAATCGCAAGTAAAGCCGGAATTATAAGAACAGAAAATGCATTTGAAGGAATTGTTTTTAAAGGAGTAGGGGCAGATTATGATTGGAATAATATTAAAGAATATATTGTAGAAGGCAAATTGCCAGATTTTAGTAAACAAATAAATGAAGATGTTATTATTTCAAGATTTCTGGCAAACAGACTTAATTTGAAACTTGGCGACCAATTCAATACTTTTTTTATAAAAGAAGAACAAGGAAAGTTGCCTAATAGTCGTCGATTTAAAATTGTTGGAATATTCAATTCAGGATTTCAAGATTTTGATGCTACTTATATAATAGGTGACATTCGACATATTCAAAGAATTAATAAGTGGAATGAAGATCAAATTGGAGCATTTGAAGTTTTTGTAAATGACTTTAATGAAATTAAAACCATTGGAAATCTGGTTTACGAAAAAACATCTTCTACTCTTGACACTGAAACTATTGTAGAAAAATATAGTTATATATTTGATTGGCTTCAATTATTCGATTTTAATATAGTAGTGATTTTGGCGGTAATGATTTTAGTTGCTACAATTAATATGGTTGTCGCATTATTGGTTCTTATTTTAGAAAGAACACAAATGATTGGGATTTTAAAATCGATGGGAGCTAATAACTGGTCGGTTCGAAAAATATTTTTGTATAATGCCTTTTATCTTATTCTTCGGGGATTATTCTGGGGAAATTTAATAGGAATTTCAATTTTACTGATTCAACAGCAATTTGGTATAATCCAACTGAATCCAGAAAACTATTATGTAAATCAAGCGCCTGTTTATTTAAATTGGATTTATATTCTCTTGTTAAATCTGCTTACAGTTACCGTTTGTTTCTTGGTACTATTGATTCCATCTTATATAATAACAAAAATATCTCCAGTAAAAGCTATTCGTTTT